The Nitrospirota bacterium sequence AGAGCATGGAATGAACGCAAGATATTCGGTAAAATACGTTATATGAGTTATAATGGTTGCAAATCAAAATTTAATATAATAAAATATATTGAATATGTTAATTCATTGTAAGCAATGACAAAACACTCAATCGATATTCCTGACAAAGTAAAAAAGGGTGATGTATCTGTCAGAGAACGTTTAAATGCGCTCGATAAAATTCAACTTTATGCTGTCCTTGCAACAGATATGGAAGGCCAACCATATGCTTCTCTGATTGCTTATAAGCATGACCCCGACAAAAATGGAATTATTTTTGTCACTCCAAGATCAACAAGGAAATATAAAAATGTCCTCAGTAACAGTCGTGTGTCTCTACTCATTGACACAAGAACAAATACTAAAAAAGATTATATGGGGGCTGAATCTATTATGATAATAGGGAATGCCCGTCCTGTGAGAAAAGGAAGAAGATGGGAAGAGCTTGCCAGAATTTTCTTAAGAAAACATCCCTATCTTAAAGGCATAATGCAATCACAAGAAACTGCTCTGGTTTATATAACAATCAAACAAGCTTTTCATGTAACAAAATTTCAAACTGTATCAGAGTAGCATTAACTATAGTAAAAAATATAAATAAGAAAAAGGAGGATATCATCTATGTTTAAGGAATTCAAAGAATTTGCTATAAAGGGAAATGTCGTTGATATGGCTGTAGGAATAATTATTGGTGCTGCCTTTGGCACAATAGTTAATTCTCTCGTAACAGATATTTTAATGCCACCGATAGGTCTACTTCTGGGGAAAACGGATTTTTCTAATTTGTTCGTAGTAATAAAAGAGGGGACAGTTCCCGGACCTTATGCTTCACCTGATGCAGCAAAAACCGCTGGTGCGGTAACAGTTAATTTTGGGTTATTTATAAATACTATTGTTAATTTTCTCATAGTTGCCTTTGCTGTTTTTCTTCTCATCAGAAATATTAACAGACTCAGAAGACAGAAGGAAGCCCCTCCTGCAGTACCAACAACCAAAGAATGTCCATATTGCCTATCTCAGATACCTATTAAGGCGACAAAATGTCCTCATTGTACTTCTGATTTGAAATGATCAGTGAAGCTATAAGTTATGCACAATGTTAATTCGATTTTCTTAGAGCAATTCGAGACATAAAGTTGAGCTATTTATAACCTTCCCATCATCACAAGCGCATCCTCATCTGGATTGCTATAATATTTTTTTCTTATACTTTCAGTTTTAAATCCAAAGCGCTTATAGAATTCTTTCGCACCTGTATTTGAAAACCTAACTTTCAGATATAGAAAAACACAACCCCTGTTTTTTAATTCATTTATAACATTATTCATTAATATTGTTGCAACACCCCGTCTCCTGTAATCAGGATGCACCGCAAGGTTAAGGATACACGCTTCATGAAACTTATAATCTGCACAGATATATCCGATAATTTTATCTCTGAAGACAGCGACTTTCATAATTGAATATTTCCTGTAAAGTTCACGTAGAAAAGATTGTTCAGACCATGGGGTGCTGAATGAAACCTGCTCAATATTAACAACCTCTAATATATCTTCTTCCCCCATATCACGGATGACCAGCTTATCCATTGTCTCAACCCTATACATTAGGGTATCACAAATATAACTTTTCTGTCCCTGAACCGGTTAAGCTGTAAAGGATTTTAATAGTCAGAAGGCATAAAAACTTTCAGTCTTTCTCATAAAAACACAACGGGCTGATGAATCAATAATACATCAGCCCAGGGTTAAGTCCCGCAACTTGCAGGAATTTTATTTACAGGCTAAACACAAGGTTTAGCAGAAAGAAGGCCTTCAACCACCCCCACTGAATCCTGAGATATTACCTGATGAAGAGGTAGCAGATATGGAACAGCTGAATTTTGAGATCTTTTTACTGATATCTCTTGATCCGCAACCTGGACATAATATTTCATCCTCTGTTGAGCTTATCCAATGAAAAAGAGTAAAATTTTTATTACATTTATTACAGATATATTCATAAATTGGCATCTATATCTCCTTATAATTTATATTTTATAAATAATTTAATTTAAATTTTATCATTCATAAATAAAAAAAGTCAAGGTATTGTATAAGTTAAAGACATTTGCGACATTCCTCCATTTTCAATCAAATACTCTACAGGGCTTTTTAATCCCAGAGACTTATTGAGAATACACCCTTGTCTTTTGCATTTCAAGCTTTTTACACAGAGAAGTTTACACTACTTTATATCGGGCTCACTATTTCCCAATGGCCTTAAGAATTAATTTTAGAAAATCCGCTTCTGGAAGTGAGCCTATAAAGGTATGTTTTTCGTTGATGACGATTTTGGGCACCCCTTTTACATCGTATTTTACTGAAAGATACGGAAACTCTGAAAGCTCTATCATATCAGCCCTTATAAAATCATTTGACATTGCAAATTTATGTGCCAGGCGAACAGCCTGAGCGCAATAAGGGCAGGTTGGTGATATTAAGACCTGAATATGTACAGGCTTATCAACTTTTTCCAGTTCTTTCAAGGACGCAATTGACAGCACAGCATTTCCAATGCTTATATCTATTATATCTTCAACAAGAGAGGTAAATTCATATCCTGCGGGCACACCGTAGAAACGTATTCCATAATCTTGGTCTCTCATTAGTATAATGGCAGGTATTTTGTCAATCCCATATGAACGAGCAATTTCTGCATCTTTAACAAAATCATATACTTCAATCGAAATCTTATCAGAAAGTTCAGAAAGTTCATGGAGAAGTTCCCTTGTCATCTGACAGTAATTGCATTCAAATTCTTGTGTAAATGTGATAATCTTTACTGGATTTCTTAGAGACAAAAAGAGCTTTTTCAGTTGTTCCTTGTCACTATTGGATATTATGGGCATAAAACCCCCTTATGTTTATATCATATGAAGCAGATATTCATAAGCAGACAATGCTGCTTTTGCACCTTCACCTGCTGATATTATAATTTGCTTGTGAGGGATGGAAGTTACATCACCGGCACTAAAAAATCCTTCAACGCTTGTTCTGCATAAACAATCAGTGATAACCTCACCTATCTCATTCAACTTAACCAAATCCGATACAGCGCTGGAATTAGGGACAAGCCCAATTTCGATAAAAACTCCGTTTGCATCGATAATAACTTCCTTGCCTGTTTTACGATTTCTCAATATAACATTCTCTACTTTATTGTCTCCGCCTATAGAAATAACTTCATGTGAATCAAGATATTTTATTTTGTCATAATATTTAACTCTTTGTTGCAAAATTGCATCAGCCTGCCAGCCTTCTGAAAAATTGACAAGGACAATATCTGCCTTAAAGCGGATGAGGTCTATTGCAGTACTGAATGCTGAATTCCCTCCGCCAATAATAATTACTTTTTTACTCTGAAAAAGCGGAGCATCACATGTAGCACAATAAGATACTCCTTTCCCAACAAGCTCTTTAGCACCGGGGACATTGAGTGATCGGTGTCTCCCCCCAGTTGCAAATATAACAGTTCGTCCAGAATATATGGTTCCGTCCTCCATCATGGCAATAAAAATATTTTCCTTTTTTTCTATCTTCTTAACCGCTATCCCTAAACTGGCTGGGATGTCAAAACCCTTGACGTGTTCTTCAAATCTCGCTGCGAGATCAAGAGAGTTGATACTCTGAAATCCTAAATAGTTTTCTATTTCAGCTGACTCTTTAATCAGTCCTCCAAAATCTATAGAAAGGATGATAAGATTAACCATCTTACGTGCAGCATAAATTGCAGCACTCATAGCAGCAGGGCCACCACCGATAATCAACATGTCATAAAGTATGGTTGGATCTGGCTTTCGTAGTTGGGATAAAGATGATATATTCAAAATAAATTCCGGAGGTTTCATTTCTCTCTTTTTATTTCAAAATTTCCTTTATTTTCTCCTTAAATTGCTTTGGGTGGCTTCCTTCCCAATAAATTTTACCACAATCATCACATTTCATAAAAAAATTGTAGTTGAGATAAATGAATTCAGGAACAAAATTCTTTATCTCATTCTTAGTAGATATTCTAATAAGTCTTCCATTACAGACAACACACCGTGTCAGCAAATTAAACCTTTTCAGAGCTAACTTTTCTATTACTTCCATTAGCTGTTGTAATGAATCATTAGCAGTAATAAGTAGACAATACTTATTGCCCTTTTTTCGGGCAAGGAGGGTATCTCTTGTTAAAATAAAACGGTTCTGCTCTCTTGCAATCCTTAGAAGTCTACTATCAGTAATATTATTGAAATACAGGGTATCAAATCCTAAAAACCTCATCCAGCGAGCAAGCCTACCGAGCATGACATCCGCAATAAAACGCATATCATGCTCAGCATTCACTATTATGTTTGTTCAGTAATTGAAGGTTCAGGCTCAGAGAGTTGAGGCTGAAATTCTCTTTTAACAAAAGTATTTCGATATCTTGGCATTCCAGTCCCTGCAGGTATCATTCTTCCCATTATAACATTCTCTTTGAGCCCTTTGAGCTCGTCGATTAATCCAGTTATAGCAGCTTCTGTTAGAACTCTCGTTGTCTCCTGGAATGAAGCGGCAGATATGAAACTGTCTGTTGTAAGAGATGCCTTTGTTATCCCAAGCAATAAAGGTTTGCCTTGAGCTGGCTTGCCCCCTGCGGCTTTAACCCTCAGGTTTTCCTCGTGGAATATTCTTCTATCAACTTGTTCACTGATAAGAAAATCTGTATCACCTGGATCTTCAATTTTCACCTTCTTCATCATCTGCCTGACAATCACCTCAATATGTTTGTCATTAATCGAAACACCCTGTAACCTGTAAACTTTTTGTACCTCATCAACAAGATATCTTTGGAGTTCATGAGGCCCAAGTATATCAAGTATATTATGCGGATTTACAGCTCCATCCATAAGAGGCTCTCCAGCTCTAACCCAGTCACCCTCGTGAACGCTAACATGTTTACCTTTAGGGATAAGATACTCTCTTACCTCGTCTCCTCCTTTTACAACAACAACGCGCATACCTTTATGAGCACCTTTGAACTCAACCATACCATCTATTTCTGTAACTATTGCTTGTTCTTTTGGTCGTCTGGCTTCGAATAATTCTGCTACTCTTGGGAGACCACCTGTAATATCTTTGGTCTTTGTTGTTTCCCTCGGTATTTTTGCTAATATATCTCCCGGGTAAACTGTATCACCTTTTTCTACAAGAATATGTGCTCCTGCTGGCAGTAAATAACGTGCGAGTGCAGTAGTGCCAGGAATTTTTTGGGTTACTTTTCCTTGTTCATCTTTTATTGAAATCCTCGGCCTCATATTCGCAGGATAGTCGATGATAACCTTGTGAGAAAGACCGGTGACCTCATCAACTTCTTCTTTCACAGTAACTCCTTCTACAATATCTCCGAGGGCTATTTTACCTCCAAGCTCTGTAAGTATTGGTGTAGAATATGGATCCCATTCAACAAGTCTTTCTCCAATTTCAACCTTCTGATTATTTTTAACGAGAAGTTTCGCACCATAGACAATAGAGTACTTCTCTCTCTCTCTACCTCTGGAATCAACAACTGCAATACTTCCGTTTCTGTTCATTACAACAAGAAGTCCTTCTCTATTTTTGACAGTAGTAATATTTATGAACTTAATTGTCCCTGAGTTTTTTGCCTCAAGAACGGTCTGTTCAACAACTTTTGATGCTGCACCGCCAATATGGAATGTTCTCATTGTTAGCTGTGTACCTGGTTCTCCAATTGATTGAGCTGCAATAATTCCAACAGACTCACCTTTTTCAACAATCTCGCCCCTTGCGAGGTCTCTACCGTAGCATTTTGTACAAACCCCATATTTAGATTGGCAGGTAAGCACAGAGCGTATTTTAACTCTATCAATACCAGAATCTATTATCTTATTTGCAAGTTCCTCATCTATTTCCTGATTCTTCTTAACAATAAGTTCTTTTGTTATAGGGTCTTTTATATCATCAATAGATATCCTTCCTATAATTCTCTCTTCAAGTGGCTGGATTATCTCTCCACCTTCGACAAGAGAAGTAACGGTTATTCCATCGGTTGTACCACAATCATCTTCTGTAACAATAACATCCTGAGCAACATCTACAAGTCGTCTTGTTAGATATCCGGAGTTAGCTGTTTTTAGTGCTGTATCAGCAAGCCCTTTTCTAGCACCGTGCGTTGATATGAAATATTGAAGTGGAGTTAACCCTTCTCTAAAGTTAGCTGTAATAGGGGTCTCAATAATTTCACCGGAAGGCTTTGCCATCAAACCACGCATCCCTGCAAGCTGTCTGATCTGTGCAGTGCTTCCTCGTGCTCCAGAATCAGCCATCATAAATATGCTGTTAAATGCTCTTCTCTCTTTTAGTTCATCTTCAGAAAAGGTTTTTCCGTCTTCTGCACCAAGCTCCTTCATCATTTCATCAGCCACCTTTTCTGTAACATTTGCCCATATATCAATAACCTTGTTATATCGTTCTCCATGTGTAATCAGGCCGTCAGCATATTGTTTTTGAACTTCTATAACTTCTTGTTCCGCAGCAGCAATAAGTTCAGGTTTTTTAGAGGGGATATGCATGTCAGCCATTGATATTGATACCCCTGATTTTGTTGCATACTTAAAACCGAGTGCTTCAAGATTATCAAGAAATACAACAGCATTTCGCTTACCCGATATTTTGTAAATATACTCTATTAATTTACCGAGTTCTTTCTTTGTCAGCTCTTTATTAACCATTGAAAAAGGAATTCCCTTTGGCAATATCTCACTGAAAATTATACGACCAACTGTTGTCTCGACAAATTCACCATTCATTCTTACTTTAATTCTTGCATGTTCATCCACAATACCTGCATCATATGCAATCCTGAGATCTTCAGGGTCAGAAAATATTTTTCCTTCACCCTTTGCACCTTTTTTATCTTTCGTTAAATAATATATCCCTAAAACCATATCCTGTGTAGGAACAACAATTGGCTTCCCATTAGCAGGTGAAAGTATGTTATTTACAGACATCATTAGAACCCTTGCCTCAATCTGGGCTTCGATAGAAAGTGGAACATGAACTGCCATCTGATCTCCATCAAAATCTGCATTAAAAGCTGTACATACTAATGGATGCAATTTTATAGCCTTTCCCTCAACAAGAACAGGGTCAAATGCCTGTATACCAAGCCTGTGTAAGGTTGGGGCACGGTTAAGTAGCACAGGATGCTCTCTAATAACATCTTCAAGGGCATCCCAAACTTCAGGACTTTCTTTTTCCACAAGCTTCTTTGCTGCTTTTATTGTTGTGGCAAATCCTTTTTCTTCGAGTTTATTAAAAATAAATGGCTTAAATAGTTCTAAAGCCATACGTTTTGGAAGTCCACATTGATGAAGCTTCAACTCTGGGCCAACAACAATGACTGACCTCCCTGAATAATCAACCCTCTTACCTAAAAGATTCTGCCTGAATCTTCCCTGCTTGCCCTTTATCATGTCACTCAAGGATTTTAAAGGTCGTTTTGTTGTAGTCTTTAGAACCCGACTTCTTCTGCCATTATCAAAAAGGGCATCAACCGCCTCCTGAAGCATCCTTTTTTCATTCTTTATTATCACACTCGGCGCTTTTAGATCCATTAATCTCTTAAGTCTGTTGTTTCTGTTAATAACTCTTCTGTAAAGGTCATTAAGATCCGAAGTTGCAAATCTCCCCCCTTCCAGGGGAACGAGTGGCCTTAAATCAGGAGGTAAAACAGGAATAACATCCATAATCATCCATTCTGGCTTATTCCCAGATTTTCTGAAAGCATCAACAACTTTCAGCCTCTTTGTGAGTTTCTTTTTCACTCCAAGAGATACTGCATCATGTATCTTAACCTTCAGATCAGCATAAAGCGCTTCAAGATCAACTCTTCTTAATAATTCCCTAATCGCTTCAGCTCCCATGCCTGCTTTGAATCTGTTACCATACTCAGCTATCTTTTTCCTCAAATCTTCTTCTGTCAGTAATTCTTTTTCTTTTAAAGGGGTATCACCAGAATCTATGACTATGTAATTTTCGAAATAAAGAACACGTTCAAGTTGCCTCATAGTCATATCGAGTAAAGTGCCGATTCTGCTTGGTAAGCCTTTTAAAAACCATATATGTGCAACTGGACTTGCAAGTTCAATATGTCCCAATCGTTCACGTCTTACCTTGGATTGTATTACTTCGACGCCGCATTTGTCACAGACAACCCCTCTGTGCTTCATCCTCTTATACTTTCCACAAATGCATTCCCAGTCCTTTATTGGACCAAAAATTTTGGCACAGAAAAGCCCGTCTCTTTCAGGTTTGAAAGTACGGTAATTTATAGTTTCAGGCTTTTTGACTTCACCATATGACCACTCCCTGATCTTTTCAGGTGAAGCAAGCCTTATTCTTACAGCTTCAAAATCGGTTGGATCTTTTGGTTTTTGAAAAATTGCGTAGATGTCCTCTGTCAATCTACTCCCCCTTACTCTTTTTTTCCAGAAGCTCGACATCAAGTCCGAGACTCTGGAGTTCTTTTATTAATACATGGAAAGATTCTGGTACGCCGGGTTCCAGTGTAGCATCACCTTTCACAATTGCTTCATACATATGCGCTCTTCCTGTAACATCATCACTCTTTACAGTAAGAAACTCCTGCAAAGAATAGGCAGAACCATATGCCTCAAGCGCCCATACCTCCATTTCTCCCAGCCTCTGACCTCCGAACTGGGCTTTACCACCGAGAGGCTGTTGCGTAACAAGAGAATAAGGTCCGATGGAACGCGCATGTATTTTATCATCAACTAGATGATGGAGTTTCATCATATACATACTTCCTACTGTAACAGGCTTGTCAAATGGCTGACCTGTTCTCCCATCATATAAAGTTATCTGACCTGTAGTAGGCAACTTTGCCTTTTTTAGTAAATCTTTAATTTCGTTTTCCTTTGCTCCTTCGAATACTGGCGTTGCTACATAATAACCAAGAGTTCTGGCAGCCCAACCTAAGTGTGTCTCAAGCACTTGTCCAACATTCATTCTTGATGGAACTCCGAGTGGATTAAGAACAATATCAACAGGTGTACCATCGGGTAAATAAGGCATATCTTCCTCTGGTAAAACCATTGCCACTACCCCTTTATTACCGTGACGGCCTGCCATTTTATCGCCTATCTGTATTTTTCGTTTCATTGCAATATACACTTTTACAACCTTGTTTACGCCTGGGGGTAATTCATCCCCTCTCTTCAATCTATTGATCATTTCATCATATCGAGATTCAAGATAGCGAATGTACTGATTTACTTCATGGTTTAAAGAATCTATTTTTTCACGAATGCTGTTTTCTTCTAATTTAATTCGAGAAAGATGTTCATCTTTAATACGTTCAATATGCTTTTCAGTAAGTTTTTTCCCTTTAGGGCAGAGGACTTCTTTTGATCTTGGTTCCTTTAAATCTTCAGCCACTGTCTGCCCTACAAGCATACTCCTGAGTTTTCTGAATTTCTCTTCTTTGACTATTCTTATCTCTTCTTCACGGTCACGATGTAATTTATTTATATCTTCTTCTTCTATACTTTTTGCTCTCTCATCCTTATCCAAACCTTTTCTTGAAAAAATTCTCACATCAACAACAGTTCCTTCAATTCCAGGAGGCACATAGAGACAGCTTTCTTTAACTTCTTCAGCCTTTTCTCCGAAAATAGCTCTTAATAATTTTTCTTCCGGGGTTAGTTGAGTCTCTCCCTTAGGGGTTACTTTTCCGACAAGAATGTCGCCGGGTTTTACTTCTGCGCCAATTCTTATTATTCCACTTTCATCGAGATCCTTTAAAGCTTCTTCCCCAACATTCGGTATATCACGAGTTATATCTTCAGGTCCAAGTTTTGTCTCTCTGCTCTCAACACTGAATTCTTCTATATGTAAAGATGTAAAGGTATCCTCTTTAACAAGCCTCTCACTAATCAGGATGGCATCCTCAAAGTTATAACCACCCCAGGGCATAAATGCAACTAATACATCTTTGCCTAAAGCCAGTTCTCCCAAATCCGTACAGGAACCATCAGCCAGTATATCACCCGGCTTTACTTCATCCCCTACATTAACTATTACTTTCTGGTTAATACAGGTAGCCTGGTTAGACCGCTGGAATTTGACTAAATTATAGATATCTACTCCACCTGAATCCTCTGACACCCTTACAACTATCCTTGAAGCATCAACACTTTCAACAATCCCTCCTCTCTTTGCGATAACCAGTGCACCTGAGTCTCTCGCTGCCACACTCTCCATCCCTGTTCCAACAATCGGAGCTTCTGGTTGTAAAAGAGGGACCGCTTGCCTCTGCATATTTGACCCCATTAATGCTCTGTTTGCATCGTCATTCTCAAGAAAAGGTATAAGTGAAGCAGATACGCCGACTATCTGTTTAGGAGAAACATCCATATACTCAATTTCTGAAGCTGATACCATTTTGAAATCCCCGCCAACTCTGGCAGATACTGTTTCGCCAATAAGATATCCTTTCTCATTAATAGGTGAAGTTGCCTCTGCAATTACATATTTCTCTCCGTCTATTGCAGAAAGATATTCAACCTGTCTTGTAACTCTCCCATTGATAACTTTTCTATATGGAACTTCAATAAAACCGAAATCGTTTACTCTTGCATATGTTGCAAGAGAAGTTATCAATCCGATATTAGGGCCTTCAGGTGTTTCAATTGGACATATTCTTCCATAGTGAGTAGGATGAACATCCCTCACTTCGAAACCTGCTCTTTCACGTGTCAGACCTCCAGGACCAAGTGCTGAGAGTCTTCTTTTATGAGTGATTTCAGATAATGGGTTAGTCTGATCCATAAACTGACTTAGCTGGCTTGAACCAAAAAACTCTTTAACAGCAGCCATAACAGGTTTTGCATTGATAAGGTCATGAGGCATTGATGTTTCAAGATCTGTCAGGGTCATCTTTTCCTTGATTGTTCTTTCCATTCGCACAAGCCCAATCCTGAATTGATTTTCAAGAAGTTCACCAACTCTTCTAACCCTGCGGTTCCCTAAATGGTCGATATCATCTACTTCTCCCTTACCTGTCCTGAGGTTAAAAAGATACTTAACGATTTCCACTATATCATTGTCGGTGAGTACCCTTTTATCCAGAGGAACATTTAGATTAAGACGTTTATTAAGCTTTAATCGCCCTACAGGAGAAAGATCATAACGTTTTGGGTCAAAAAATAGACCGTTGAAAAGATCTTTAGCAGCATTAATTGTAGGGGGTTCCCCAGGTCTCAGCTTCTTATATATTTCTATTAAAGCCTCCTCCTGAGTATTCACCTTGTCTGTTAATAATGTATCTCTCAGAGATGGAAGATAATGCACACCATCAATAAATAACAGATTCAGCGATTTAATCTTAAGACTGAGAATCTTATTTAAGGCTTCTTCTGTTATAACTTCATTTCCTTCAAGAATTACTTCCCCTGTGGATGGATCAATAATATCATTAAGTGTTATCCTGCCAATTATTTCTTCCTTTGTAATGGGAACCGTTTTGATTCCTGTCGCCTCCATCTTCCTGATTGCGCCTCTTGTAATTTTACTACCTTCCCTAACAATTAATTCTTTCTTATCAGGCGTAGTAATATTTATAGATGATCTAAGTCCTATAAGAACATCGCTGACTTCCCGTGTAAATTTATTGCCATCAATAGTAATCAATTCTACAGGATAAAAAATCTTTAGCAGATCTTCATTCGAATATCCTAATGCTTTCATGACAATTGTGGCAGGTAATTTTCGTCTTCTGTCTATCCTCACATATAGGATATCTTTTGTATCAAACTCAAAATCTAACCATGAACCTCGTGATGGTATAACACGGGCAGAATAGAGAAGCCTTCCACTAGTGTGAGTTTTACCTTTATCATGACTGAAAAAAACTCCGGGGGAACGGTGAAGCTGACTGACAACAACACGTTCAGTCCCATTAACAATGAAAGTACCAGTGTCAGTCATAATCGGCATTTCGCCTATATAAACATCTTCTTCACGAGATTCTTTTAATTTTTTTCCCTCCTTGTTCTCGAATTCCCATAAATTGAGTTTAACCTTAATTTTAAGTGGAACTGCATAAGTAATACCTTTATGAATACAATCTCGAATTCCGAACTTGGGCTCTCCAACCGTATATCCTAAAAAATCTATAGAAGCTGTTTCGTTATAGTCTACAATCGGGAACACGCTTAAAAAAGCTGCCTGCAATCCTATTTCTTCTCTCTGGTCAGGAGGGACGTCTTTCTGTATAAACTTTTCATAAGATCTCTTTTGTATTTCAATGAGATCTGGTATTTCGAGAAAATGTGGGACTTTTCCGAAATTTAATCTTTTTCTTAAAAGCCTTGCCATATAACTCCTTTATGCTTGCATATGTTTTTCAGAATTTATTTAATCTCTACTGTAGCACCCTGTTCTTGAAGTTTTGCCTTTATCTGTTCTGCTTCCTCTTTTGAAACACCTGTTTTTACAGGTTTTGGTGCACCATCAACAAGGTCCTTCGCTTCTTTAAGCCCGAGAGAAGTGAGTTCTCTAACGACTTTTATAACCTGGATCTTTTTCTCCCCAGGAGCAGCAAGTATTACATCAAAACTCGTTTTTTCCTCAGCTTCAGGTGCTACTGTACCAGTGCCACCTGTGGCTCCTGGAACCGCTGCTACAGCAACAGGTGCTGCGGCAGTTACACCATATCTCTCTTCAAACTCTTTTATAAACTTCGACATCTCAAGTATTGTCATATTATCAATAAAATCAAAAACCTGTTCTTTTGTTATAGTCATCTCCGAAATCCTCCTTTTATTTACTTAAGACTTTTTAAATTTTCTAACTTTAACCTTTTTTAGTTTTTATTGCCTCCAATACATTAATAAATCTTGAGAGCGTTGCATTTAATGCATATGCCATTTTATTAAGCGGTGCTTGAAAACCTCCTGCAAGCATCGACAATAAAACCTTCCTCGGCGGAGTTTCAGCTACAGCCTTCAAATCTGCTGATGAGCATATTGAACCTTCAATAACTCCAGCATTCACCTTTAGCTTATCGTTCTTTTTTGAATATTCAAGAATCTTCTTTACTGGAAATACAGGATCATCATAAC is a genomic window containing:
- the rimI gene encoding ribosomal protein S18-alanine N-acetyltransferase, producing the protein MDKLVIRDMGEEDILEVVNIEQVSFSTPWSEQSFLRELYRKYSIMKVAVFRDKIIGYICADYKFHEACILNLAVHPDYRRRGVATILMNNVINELKNRGCVFLYLKVRFSNTGAKEFYKRFGFKTESIRKKYYSNPDEDALVMMGRL
- a CDS encoding thioredoxin family protein, with product MPIISNSDKEQLKKLFLSLRNPVKIITFTQEFECNYCQMTRELLHELSELSDKISIEVYDFVKDAEIARSYGIDKIPAIILMRDQDYGIRFYGVPAGYEFTSLVEDIIDISIGNAVLSIASLKELEKVDKPVHIQVLISPTCPYCAQAVRLAHKFAMSNDFIRADMIELSEFPYLSVKYDVKGVPKIVINEKHTFIGSLPEADFLKLILKAIGK
- a CDS encoding pyridoxamine 5'-phosphate oxidase family protein, which encodes MTKHSIDIPDKVKKGDVSVRERLNALDKIQLYAVLATDMEGQPYASLIAYKHDPDKNGIIFVTPRSTRKYKNVLSNSRVSLLIDTRTNTKKDYMGAESIMIIGNARPVRKGRRWEELARIFLRKHPYLKGIMQSQETALVYITIKQAFHVTKFQTVSE
- a CDS encoding FAD-dependent oxidoreductase, producing MKPPEFILNISSLSQLRKPDPTILYDMLIIGGGPAAMSAAIYAARKMVNLIILSIDFGGLIKESAEIENYLGFQSINSLDLAARFEEHVKGFDIPASLGIAVKKIEKKENIFIAMMEDGTIYSGRTVIFATGGRHRSLNVPGAKELVGKGVSYCATCDAPLFQSKKVIIIGGGNSAFSTAIDLIRFKADIVLVNFSEGWQADAILQQRVKYYDKIKYLDSHEVISIGGDNKVENVILRNRKTGKEVIIDANGVFIEIGLVPNSSAVSDLVKLNEIGEVITDCLCRTSVEGFFSAGDVTSIPHKQIIISAGEGAKAALSAYEYLLHMI
- a CDS encoding zinc ribbon domain-containing protein, with protein sequence MPIYEYICNKCNKNFTLFHWISSTEDEILCPGCGSRDISKKISKFSCSISATSSSGNISGFSGGG
- the mscL gene encoding large-conductance mechanosensitive channel protein MscL; its protein translation is MFKEFKEFAIKGNVVDMAVGIIIGAAFGTIVNSLVTDILMPPIGLLLGKTDFSNLFVVIKEGTVPGPYASPDAAKTAGAVTVNFGLFINTIVNFLIVAFAVFLLIRNINRLRRQKEAPPAVPTTKECPYCLSQIPIKATKCPHCTSDLK
- a CDS encoding Mut7-C RNAse domain-containing protein, which codes for MRFIADVMLGRLARWMRFLGFDTLYFNNITDSRLLRIAREQNRFILTRDTLLARKKGNKYCLLITANDSLQQLMEVIEKLALKRFNLLTRCVVCNGRLIRISTKNEIKNFVPEFIYLNYNFFMKCDDCGKIYWEGSHPKQFKEKIKEILK